One Portunus trituberculatus isolate SZX2019 chromosome 45, ASM1759143v1, whole genome shotgun sequence DNA segment encodes these proteins:
- the LOC123519497 gene encoding uncharacterized protein LOC123519497: MALPFLYHGSFSRSTGLFSALAKQTKLLNLKPTKRIDFTFDPFTDNAHVVRNVVNYFYQDKVRDTNPKCLLKTNVVNDRSEPIIVVKLVDDKKIVFKTNNLSSLDILVKYNELVSSKVKVDEAVDAAKPVLTKSQKRR; encoded by the exons ATGGCGTTACCCTTCCTCTACCACGGCTCCTTCTCTCGCAGCACTGGGCTGTTCTCCGCCCTCGCCAAGCAGACCAAGCTACTCAACCTCAAGCCCACCAAGAGGATTGACTTCACATTTGATCCCTTCACTGACAATGCCCATGTAGTGAG AAACGTCGTCAATTATTTTTATCAAGACAAAGTCCGTGATACCAACCCTAAGTGTCTTTTGAAGACCAACGTCGTGAATGACAGATCGGAGCCAATCATCGTCGTCAAATTAG tgGATGACAAAAAGATTGTGTTCAAGACCAACAACCTCAGTTCACTTGACATCCTAGTGAAGTACAATGAACTAGTGAGCAGCAAAGTGAAGGTAGATGAAGCTGTAGATGCAGCTAAACCAGTGCTCACCAAGTcacagaagaggagatag